One Punica granatum isolate Tunisia-2019 chromosome 3, ASM765513v2, whole genome shotgun sequence genomic window carries:
- the LOC116199290 gene encoding beta-amyrin 28-monooxygenase-like translates to MDLFCICGLYLAILYVSLSLVYLVRKHKSRDGTDINLPPGRMGWPVIGETLDFLMAASRGTPWKFIRDRTLWYSTDVFRTSLLGENIAVFCGASGNKFLFSSENKYVTSWWPSSMKKITHFPENAENSSKERSSSSTKTRSIILDFLKPEALQHCIPIMDSMAREHLEADWAPYDKVRAFPLLKKYTFALASRLFMNIQDPEQASRLADPFALVSAGLVSVPINFPGTAFNKAIQGGKSIRGELLSIVKKRRKEVMEGKDTAARDLLSRMLLSEDENGKPVMKETEIVNVIIGKLIAGHDSTSTAITFVVKYLAEYPDIYEKVLKEQMEIARRKGPDELLNWEDIKKMRYSWMVACEAMRLCPSGQGAFRQAITDFTYNGFTIPKGWKTYWTVHSTHKDPRYFPNPEKFDPSRFDGSGPAPFTFVPFGGGPRMCPGKEFARVQILVFMHNVVTKFRLKKVIPDEKIIYSPNPVPASGLPIRIEPSI, encoded by the exons ATGGATCTCTTCTGCATTTGCGGGCTTTACCTTGCCATCCTCTATGTGTCCCTCTCTCTTGTCTACCTCGTCCGCAAACATAAATCGAGAGATGGCACCGACATTAATCTCCCACCCGGCAGGATGGGATGGCCAGTCATTGGGGAGACCCTGGACTTTCTGATGGCTGCTAGCAGGGGCACCCCCTGGAAGTTCATCAGAGACAGGACCCTTTGGTACTCCACCGATGTCTTCCGAACCTCCCTACTGGGCGAGAACATTGCCGTGTTCTGCGGTGCTTCCGGCAACAAGTTCCTCTTCTCTAGCGAGAACAAGTACGTCACCTCGTGGTGGCCCTCATCGATGAAGAAGATTACTCACTTCCCCGAGAATGCCGAGAACTCCTCCAAAGAAAGATCTTCATCGTCAACCAAGACGCGGAGCATCATTCTCGACTTCCTCAAGCCCGAAGCGCTCCAGCATTGCATACCCATCATGGATTCCATGGCAAGGGAGCACCTGGAAGCTGATTGGGCCCCTTACGATAAAGTCAGGGCCTTCCCCCTGTTGAAGAAGTACACCTTTGCCTTGGCCAGTCGTCTCTTCATGAACATCCAGGATCCAGAACAGGCTTCCAGGCTTGCGGACCCCTTTGCTCTGGTCAGTGCTGGCCTCGTGTCGGTGCCCATAAACTTTCCAGGGACAGCATTCAACAAGGCGATCCAAGGAGGGAAGAGCATACGTGGGGAGCTGCTCTCCATTGTaaagaagaggagaaaggAGGTTATGGAGGGCAAGGACACAGCGGCAAGGGACTTGCTCTCCCGGATGCTGCTCTCGGAAGACGAGAATGGCAAGCCAGTCATGAAGGAAACCGAGATTGTTAATGTCATCATAGGTAAATTGATCGCAGGCCATGACTCGACCAGCACAGCGATTACTTTTGTGGTGAAATATCTTGCCGAGTATCCTGACATCTACGAAAAGGTCTTGAAAG AGCAGATGGAAATCGCGAGGAGGAAAGGGCCGGATGAGTTACTCAACTGGGAAGACATAAAAAAGATGAGGTATTCCTGGATGGTTGCTTGTGAGGCCATGAGGCTGTGCCCCTCTGGTCAAGGTGCCTTCCGACAGGCAATAACGGACTTCACTTACAATGGCTTTACCATTCCTAAGGGCTGGAAG ACTTACTGGACAGTGCACTCCACGCACAAGGACCCCAGATACTTCCCTAATCCGGAGAAATTTGATCCTTCAAGATTCGATGGGAGTGGACCTGCTCCGTTCACTTTTGTACCCTTTGGAGGAGGACCTCGAATGTGCCCAGGGAAGGAATTTGCCAGGGTACAGATACTTGTGTTCATGCACAATGTGGTGACCAAGTTCAGATTGAAGAAAGTCATCCCTGATGAGAAAATCATCTACAGCCCTAATCCGGTCCCTGCCAGCGGTCTTCCTATTCGCATTGAGCCCAGTATTTAA